Genomic window (Candidatus Sulfotelmatobacter sp.):
AGCAGGGCGCCGAGGGCAAGCGATGCACGCAGACCGAATTTCATCGAACGGTACGGCCTCCGAGTGGGTTCAGCCGCCTCGATGGGATGCGATTTTCGCTCGAAGCGCAATAGGGAAATTCGGCGCCCCCGACCCTCCGCGTGGAATTTGCCTGTCTTTCACAGGTCGCCCCACCCGGTATCAGGAAGCCGTAAAGACGCCGGCAGTGATCCCTAGAAGATTTCGGGACTCGGCATTCGGTGGGGCCGGGAGACCACGAACCCTCCGCCGCCATCCGGCCCTCGCGGCGCCGAGGCTCGGCTGGCCGGCGGATCCGGAGAGGTCCGTTTCGCTTCGGTCTTGGCCGGGGCCGGACGCTGTTCGGCATGCGCCGGTGTCTCGTGAGCCACACGGGTCGCGGCCGGGCCTCCGGAGCCCCGGGAAGCGCTGCGCGAGGGCGTCCGCTTCGCGGCGGGGCAGGAGGTCGAGTAGTACGAGGCAAACGGCACCGCCGGGCTGCGCGTCGTGCACTCGGTGCCGAAGTCGGGGATGGAAACCGCTCCCGTAGAAGCGGCCATCGCCGCCACGTCCACCTCGGACGACGACGGAGTCGAGCAGGGCGATGAGGAGGTCTTCTCGTTCTTGCAGGCGCGGGCCTGGGGGGCGGTCGCGACCGCGAGCGCAAGCAGGAGCATGGCGCTCGCGAAGGCGGGACTCTGGGGTAGCTTTCGGGTCACGGTGGGTGCCTCCCTCCCCGGTCAGTGGCCACCAGTGTCAATGGAATATTGGGCGCGGGACAATGCCCAAGCGACGGGGAGGTTGGAGGAAAGCGCGTTTCGCCAGCTTCCAGAGCGGTCGAAACCGTATTCTTCAAGCGCCAGTCAATTCCGACCGGCGCGTGCCCAGCGCCGTGGCGGCGTGCCCGCGCGTCAGCCCCGCTGGGCTTCGCCGTCCAGGAAGGCCTCGATCAGCCGGGTGAGCGAGGTGGCCGCACGGTCGGCGACCTCCGTGACCTCGCTGTGCGACAGAGGTCCCTCGGCCAGTCCCGTCGCGCGATTGGTGACGCACGAGATGCTGGCGGCTTCGGCACCCAGCTCGGCCGCCAGCGTCACTTCGTGCACCGTGCTCATGCACGCCACGTCGGCTCCCAACGCCGAGGCCATGCGCACCTCGGACGCGGTCTCGTAGCTCGGCCCATGCCCGCCCATCAGCGTGCCGAGGTGGAGCTTCACTTCGGCGCGGGCCGCGGCCGCGAGCAGGCCCGCGCGCAGCCGGGGCGAATAGGGCGTGGCGACACGCCGGCCGGCTCGTCGCTCGCGCAGCTCGTCGGGCGTGAACAGCCCGCGTTTCCCGATGAAGTTGATGTGATCCACCGCCAGCATGAGATCGGCAGGACCCAGTTCCGGATGGATCGCGCCGACCGCGTTGGTGAACACCATCGAGCGGGCCCCAAGCGCGTGCATCACGCGCACGCCAAAGGTGACACGATCGAGGGTGTAACCCTCGTATCGATGGCTGCGGCCGGCCAGCGCCACCACCGGCACGCCGCGCCACAGGCCGAGCACGAGCCGCCCGGCGTGACCCGCCACCGTCGAGCGTGGCCAGTGGGGAAGTTCGGCGGTCGGAAACGCCTCGGCCCGCTCGATGGACCTCACTGCGCCGCCGAGCCCCGAGCCGAGCGTCAGCGCGACGCGCGGCGAGAGCGCGCTTTTCGCGCGAATCGCGGCGACCGCCGCGGCAACCCGCCCCGAGAGATCCTGCGTGGGCAGCGAAGGGGTGACGCTCATCCGTGCTGCTCCGGATCGTAGGGAACGCCGACGGCGCGCGGTGGCGTGGCGCGGCCGATGAAGCCGATCAGCGCCAGCATGGTGACGAGGTAAGGGAGCATCTGCAAGATCTCGCCGGGGAACTGCGAGCCCTGCAGCGTGATCTGCAGCGCTTCGGCGGCGCCGAACAGCAGACACGCGGCCGCGGCGCCGGCCGGCGACCAGCGCCCGACGATCATCGCCGCCAGCGCGATGTAGCCCCGCCCGCTGGTGAGCCCGTCGGTGAAGCTGTGCTGCTCGCTCGCGAGCCACGCGCCGCCGAGCGCCGCGAACGCGCCCGAGATCAGCACGCCCGCGGTGCGATAGAGCGGC
Coding sequences:
- a CDS encoding purine-nucleoside phosphorylase, which gives rise to MSVTPSLPTQDLSGRVAAAVAAIRAKSALSPRVALTLGSGLGGAVRSIERAEAFPTAELPHWPRSTVAGHAGRLVLGLWRGVPVVALAGRSHRYEGYTLDRVTFGVRVMHALGARSMVFTNAVGAIHPELGPADLMLAVDHINFIGKRGLFTPDELRERRAGRRVATPYSPRLRAGLLAAAARAEVKLHLGTLMGGHGPSYETASEVRMASALGADVACMSTVHEVTLAAELGAEAASISCVTNRATGLAEGPLSHSEVTEVADRAATSLTRLIEAFLDGEAQRG